The following are encoded together in the bacterium genome:
- a CDS encoding PAS domain S-box protein, with translation MSTGGAKKDEATELSPLRRAAIHRAAAYRMAWNVAGGLAATYAVTAPLPLLRAGLPRGGVLFAVTLVAMCAMLWLRRAQARRRLPHRRAHLALGLALAVLVVRVLLGWALIGDDSQIGFLALVILAVGYLCVSAAWAYPLIAAVDLGWLAGHVLSGSPWVNEYLPIFLVATPVALFIHRANDEARLRAEQRRARDRRQKAQLRAATARASESERRFRGIFERIQDVYLRVDTSGRIEMISPSVTRFGYQPHELLGTNAAALFAPTDVERGRALIDSRDPLGDVEMRWRRRDGTELTVSISGSTLRDGSGAVIGFEAILRDISQRKRLEEERREQQAELAHVLRLSSMGEMAAEMAHELTQPLAAMVNYASACARYVRSGRDERAKLLQGLELIAAQGLRAGEIVRRIRSYVAKRPPQREIVDVAALVAQAAHTVAAESARARLPIAIAAPRGEWFASVDAIQIEQVIVNLLLNALEAVTAAADGDRITVSIGADAAGQLEVAVADPGCGLGALAPRIFDPFFSTKPAGLGMGLAISRSIIESHGGLLWATPNPERGTTFRFTLPRAAAVPAAREAAATVH, from the coding sequence ATGTCGACGGGCGGAGCGAAGAAAGACGAGGCGACCGAGCTGTCGCCGCTGCGACGGGCGGCGATCCACCGCGCCGCCGCCTATCGGATGGCGTGGAACGTCGCCGGCGGGTTGGCGGCTACCTACGCCGTCACCGCGCCGCTGCCGCTGCTGCGCGCTGGCCTGCCACGCGGCGGCGTGTTGTTCGCGGTCACCCTCGTGGCGATGTGCGCCATGCTGTGGCTGCGCCGCGCGCAGGCCCGCCGCCGTCTGCCGCACCGCCGCGCCCACCTGGCGCTCGGTCTGGCGCTCGCCGTCCTCGTCGTCCGCGTGCTGCTCGGGTGGGCGCTGATCGGCGACGACAGCCAGATCGGCTTCCTGGCGCTGGTCATCCTGGCCGTCGGCTACCTGTGCGTCTCGGCGGCGTGGGCGTACCCGCTCATCGCCGCCGTCGACCTCGGGTGGCTCGCCGGCCACGTGCTCTCGGGCAGCCCCTGGGTGAACGAGTATCTGCCGATCTTCCTGGTCGCCACCCCGGTGGCGCTGTTCATCCACCGCGCCAATGACGAGGCGCGGCTGCGCGCCGAGCAGCGGCGGGCGCGCGATCGGCGGCAGAAGGCGCAACTGCGGGCGGCGACGGCACGGGCGAGCGAGAGCGAGCGGCGCTTCCGCGGCATCTTCGAGCGCATCCAGGACGTGTACCTGCGGGTCGACACGAGCGGTCGCATCGAGATGATCAGCCCGTCGGTGACCAGGTTCGGCTACCAGCCGCACGAGCTCCTCGGGACCAATGCCGCGGCGCTGTTCGCGCCGACCGACGTCGAGCGCGGCCGCGCGCTGATCGACAGCCGCGACCCGCTGGGCGACGTCGAGATGCGCTGGCGCCGGCGCGACGGCACGGAGCTCACCGTGTCCATCTCCGGCTCGACGCTGCGCGACGGCAGCGGCGCGGTGATCGGCTTCGAGGCCATCCTGCGCGACATCAGCCAGCGCAAGCGGCTCGAGGAGGAGCGGCGCGAGCAGCAGGCGGAGCTGGCGCACGTGCTGCGCCTCAGCAGCATGGGGGAGATGGCGGCCGAGATGGCGCACGAGCTGACGCAGCCGCTGGCGGCGATGGTCAACTACGCCAGCGCCTGCGCCCGTTACGTGCGCAGCGGCCGCGACGAGCGCGCCAAGCTGCTGCAGGGGCTCGAGCTGATCGCGGCGCAGGGCCTGCGGGCGGGCGAGATCGTCCGCCGCATCCGCTCCTATGTCGCCAAACGGCCGCCGCAGCGCGAGATCGTCGACGTTGCCGCGTTGGTGGCGCAGGCCGCGCACACCGTGGCGGCGGAGTCGGCGCGCGCCAGGCTGCCGATCGCCATCGCCGCGCCGCGCGGCGAATGGTTCGCGTCGGTGGACGCCATCCAGATCGAACAGGTGATCGTCAACCTGCTGCTGAACGCGCTCGAGGCGGTGACGGCGGCGGCGGACGGCGATCGGATCACGGTCTCGATCGGGGCCGACGCCGCCGGACAGCTCGAGGTCGCCGTCGCCGATCCGGGGTGCGGCCTCGGCGCGCTCGCGCCGCGCATCTTCGATCCCTTCTTCTCCACCAAGCCGGCGGGCCTCGGCATGGGGCTGGCGATCAGCCGATCGATCATCGAGAGCCACGGCGGGCTGCTGTGGGCGACGCCCAACCCGGAGCGCGGCACCACCTTCCGCTTCACCCTGCCGCGCGCCGCGGCGGTGCCGGCGGCGCGCGAGGCGGCGGCGACCGTGCACTGA
- a CDS encoding beta-lactamase family protein: MGVPEGLPIEGFCDPAFAAVRDEFVANFTARGDVGAAVAITVGGRPVVDLWGGWLDGARRHPWQRDTLVNVFSVSKALSTLCALQLVERGLLDLDAPIARCWPAFANAGKESITLRQVLSHRAGLPALRAPLPDGAMLDWPRMTAALETEAPWWTPGTAHGYHVNTFGFLVGEVVRRASGDTLGAWLRAHVAAPLGADVHVGLPAAEHPRVAEFLWPDGLRPPRPERFADEDERMRWNTYWNPPGLSGAGWVNRAEWRQAELPSTNGHATARGIARVYAALAAGGALAGVRVLAPALLEAARREHSNGPDRILQRPSRFGIGFQLTQPERPLGPNPGAFGHFGTGGSVGFCDPEAGVAFAYVMNDLGPRWQNPRNRALMDALYDCL, from the coding sequence ATGGGCGTACCCGAGGGGCTCCCGATCGAGGGATTCTGCGACCCCGCCTTCGCCGCGGTGCGCGACGAATTCGTCGCCAACTTCACGGCCCGCGGCGACGTCGGCGCCGCGGTCGCCATCACCGTCGGCGGCCGGCCGGTGGTGGACCTCTGGGGCGGCTGGTTGGACGGCGCGCGCCGCCACCCCTGGCAGCGCGACACGCTGGTCAACGTCTTCTCGGTCAGCAAGGCGCTGAGCACGCTCTGCGCGCTGCAACTCGTGGAACGCGGCCTGCTCGACCTCGACGCGCCGATCGCCCGCTGCTGGCCGGCGTTCGCCAACGCCGGCAAGGAGTCGATCACCCTGCGCCAGGTGCTCAGCCACCGCGCCGGCCTGCCGGCCCTGCGCGCGCCGCTGCCCGACGGCGCGATGCTCGACTGGCCGCGCATGACGGCGGCGCTGGAGACCGAGGCGCCGTGGTGGACGCCAGGGACGGCGCACGGCTACCACGTCAACACCTTCGGCTTCCTGGTCGGCGAGGTGGTGCGCCGCGCCAGCGGCGACACGCTCGGCGCCTGGCTGCGCGCCCACGTCGCGGCGCCGCTCGGCGCCGACGTGCACGTCGGCCTGCCGGCCGCCGAGCATCCCCGGGTGGCCGAGTTCCTTTGGCCGGACGGGCTGCGGCCGCCGCGGCCCGAGCGGTTCGCCGACGAGGACGAGCGCATGCGCTGGAACACCTACTGGAACCCGCCCGGCCTCTCCGGCGCCGGCTGGGTGAACCGCGCCGAGTGGCGACAGGCCGAGCTGCCGTCGACCAACGGCCATGCCACCGCCCGCGGCATCGCCCGCGTCTACGCGGCGCTCGCCGCCGGCGGCGCGCTCGCCGGCGTGCGCGTGCTGGCGCCGGCACTGCTCGAAGCGGCGCGGCGCGAGCACAGCAATGGCCCCGATCGCATCCTGCAGCGGCCGTCGCGCTTCGGCATCGGCTTCCAGCTCACCCAGCCGGAACGGCCGCTCGGCCCCAACCCGGGCGCCTTCGGCCACTTCGGCACCGGCGGCTCGGTCGGCTTCTGCGACCCCGAGGCCGGCGTCGCCTTCGCCTACGTCATGAACGATCTCGGCCCGCGCTGGCAGAACCCGCGCAACCGCGCCCTGATGGACGCGCTGTACGACTGCCTGTGA
- the fdhF gene encoding formate dehydrogenase subunit alpha, with translation MRIRVDGRIHEVSGEHLLLPLLRRLGCDVPSLCHDPRLAPQPACRLCVVEVGGVAHPVPACATAVEDGMEVRTRSPELEAHRRVTLELLARRQPADALRDPAASELARLVGAYGLADAARGGADAPPVDDAHPYIHVDMGRCIDCYRCVRICDGLQGQFVWRAWERGDRTVIRPDSGTTLLASSCVACGACVTACPSGALQDQSVREHGVPTRLTRTVCPYCGVGCELEVGTRDGRIVQALPAMDAAVNKGHLCVKGRYAFDFVAAGDRLTTPLLRTDAGWRAVAWPEAIAVTAARLRAIVDRHGADAVGVLGSARATNEENYVAQKFARVALGTNNVDCCARVCHAPSAAALADVFGTGAATSAFDDIELARTILVCGANASEGHPVIGARIRQRALAGANLIVIDPRRIELARVPGALHLPLHPGANVPVLNALACAIVEAGLVDAAFLRARVDGWEDFRAHVLRFRPEDVGPAAGVAPALLREAARRYAADTPAIAFHGLGMTEHVQGTDAVIALANLALLTGNVGRPGSGVNPLRGQNNVQGSAHMGCEPALLTGSARLAEAAPRFAAAWGAPLPTRPGLRLPGMMDAAARGELKALWAMGYDVLPTNPDVAASHRSLAALELLVVQDIFLNETARAYAHVVLPSACSFEKDGTFMNAERRIQRVRQVLPPPGEARPDWAPLCDVARALGRGDGFGFASAAAIWEEVRAVWPAGRGITYERLEGGGLQWPCPDTAHPGTARLHGESFTAGPRAALRCIEHRPSPEETSADYPLLLVTGRSLYHFNAGTMTMRTPNRVLRPGDRLDISPPDAARYGLAEGDRVRIASRYGSTTLPLHIDDAPREGELFATFNEPATWVNLLTGPHRDRRTDTPEYKRTAVRISKA, from the coding sequence ATGCGCATCCGAGTCGACGGGCGGATCCACGAGGTGAGCGGCGAGCATCTGCTGCTGCCGCTGCTGCGCCGGCTCGGCTGCGACGTGCCGTCGCTGTGCCACGACCCGCGGTTGGCGCCGCAGCCGGCCTGCCGCCTGTGCGTGGTCGAGGTCGGCGGCGTGGCGCACCCGGTGCCGGCGTGCGCGACGGCGGTCGAGGACGGCATGGAGGTGCGGACGCGCTCGCCGGAGCTGGAGGCGCACCGGCGCGTCACCCTGGAGCTGCTGGCGCGCCGCCAGCCGGCCGACGCGCTGCGCGACCCCGCGGCCTCGGAGCTGGCGCGGCTGGTCGGCGCCTACGGGCTGGCGGACGCGGCGCGCGGCGGCGCCGACGCGCCGCCGGTGGACGACGCGCACCCCTACATCCACGTCGACATGGGACGCTGCATCGACTGCTACCGCTGCGTTCGCATCTGCGACGGCCTCCAGGGCCAGTTCGTCTGGCGGGCGTGGGAGCGCGGCGACCGGACGGTGATCCGGCCCGACTCCGGCACGACGCTGCTCGCCAGCTCCTGCGTGGCCTGCGGCGCCTGCGTCACCGCCTGCCCGAGCGGCGCGCTGCAGGACCAGAGCGTCCGCGAGCACGGCGTGCCGACGCGCCTGACGCGCACCGTCTGCCCGTACTGCGGCGTCGGCTGCGAGCTCGAGGTCGGCACCCGCGACGGCCGCATCGTGCAGGCGCTGCCGGCGATGGACGCGGCGGTGAACAAGGGACACCTGTGCGTGAAGGGCCGCTACGCCTTCGACTTCGTCGCCGCCGGCGATCGCCTGACGACGCCGCTGCTGCGCACCGACGCGGGCTGGCGCGCCGTCGCCTGGCCCGAGGCGATCGCCGTCACCGCGGCGCGCCTGCGCGCCATCGTCGACCGGCACGGCGCCGACGCGGTCGGCGTGCTCGGCTCGGCGCGCGCCACCAACGAGGAGAACTACGTCGCCCAGAAGTTCGCCCGCGTCGCGCTCGGCACCAACAACGTCGACTGCTGCGCCCGCGTCTGCCATGCCCCCTCCGCCGCCGCCCTCGCCGACGTCTTCGGCACCGGCGCGGCGACCAGCGCCTTCGACGACATCGAGCTGGCGCGGACCATCCTGGTGTGCGGCGCCAACGCCAGCGAGGGCCACCCGGTGATCGGCGCCCGCATCCGCCAGCGCGCCCTCGCCGGCGCCAACCTGATCGTCATCGATCCGCGCCGCATCGAGCTGGCGCGCGTGCCCGGCGCGCTGCACCTGCCGTTGCACCCGGGCGCCAACGTGCCGGTGCTCAACGCCCTGGCGTGCGCGATCGTCGAGGCGGGGTTGGTCGACGCGGCGTTCCTGCGGGCGCGCGTCGACGGCTGGGAGGACTTCCGCGCCCACGTGCTGCGCTTCCGCCCCGAGGACGTCGGGCCGGCGGCGGGCGTGGCGCCGGCGCTGCTGCGCGAGGCGGCGCGCCGCTACGCCGCCGACACGCCGGCCATCGCCTTCCACGGCCTCGGCATGACCGAGCACGTGCAGGGCACCGACGCGGTGATCGCGCTCGCCAACCTGGCGCTGCTCACCGGCAACGTCGGCCGCCCCGGCAGCGGGGTGAATCCGCTGCGCGGCCAGAACAACGTCCAGGGCTCGGCGCACATGGGGTGCGAGCCGGCGCTGCTCACCGGCTCCGCCCGCCTGGCCGAGGCGGCGCCGCGCTTCGCGGCGGCGTGGGGCGCGCCGCTGCCGACGCGTCCCGGACTGCGCCTGCCGGGGATGATGGACGCGGCGGCGCGCGGCGAGCTGAAGGCGTTGTGGGCGATGGGGTACGACGTGCTGCCGACCAATCCCGACGTCGCGGCCAGCCACCGCAGCCTGGCGGCGCTCGAGCTGCTGGTGGTCCAGGACATCTTCCTCAACGAGACGGCGCGCGCCTACGCGCACGTCGTGCTGCCGTCGGCCTGCTCGTTCGAGAAGGACGGCACGTTCATGAACGCGGAGCGGCGCATCCAGCGCGTCCGCCAGGTGCTGCCGCCGCCGGGCGAGGCGCGGCCGGACTGGGCGCCGCTGTGCGACGTGGCGCGGGCGCTCGGTCGCGGCGACGGCTTCGGGTTCGCGTCCGCGGCGGCGATCTGGGAGGAGGTCCGCGCCGTCTGGCCGGCCGGCCGCGGCATCACCTACGAGCGGCTCGAGGGCGGCGGGCTGCAGTGGCCGTGTCCGGACACCGCGCATCCGGGCACGGCGCGCCTGCACGGCGAATCGTTCACCGCCGGGCCGCGCGCCGCGCTGCGCTGCATCGAGCATCGGCCGTCGCCCGAGGAGACGTCGGCCGACTATCCGCTGCTGCTGGTCACCGGCCGCTCGCTGTACCACTTCAACGCCGGCACGATGACCATGCGGACGCCGAACCGCGTCCTCCGCCCCGGCGACCGCCTCGACATCTCGCCGCCGGACGCCGCCCGCTACGGGCTGGCCGAGGGCGACCGGGTGCGCATCGCCAGTCGCTACGGCAGCACCACGCTGCCGCTGCACATCGACGACGCGCCGCGGGAGGGCGAGCTCTTCGCCACCTTCAACGAGCCGGCGACCTGGGTGAATCTGCTGACCGGCCCGCACCGCGACCGCCGCACCGACACCCCGGAGTACAAGCGCACCGCGGTCCGCATCAGCAAGGCGTAG
- a CDS encoding universal stress protein → MTPFRRILVATDFSPCAEAAAGVAAELARQLDAAVELVTVVDISSVTDAGGEPAWRQHRCDEIRREARRHLRALAERRFPAAKEVHVHVFDGGLEPPDLAGEIVRAAEALGCHLVVLGTHGKTGLAHLVLGSVAEKVVRHARMPVLTVRAPA, encoded by the coding sequence ATGACACCGTTCCGTCGGATTCTCGTCGCGACCGACTTCTCCCCCTGCGCCGAGGCGGCGGCCGGCGTCGCTGCCGAGCTGGCGCGCCAGCTCGACGCGGCCGTGGAGCTGGTGACGGTGGTCGACATCTCCTCGGTCACCGATGCGGGCGGCGAGCCGGCCTGGCGCCAGCATCGCTGCGACGAGATCCGCCGCGAGGCGCGCCGGCATCTGCGGGCGCTCGCCGAGCGGAGATTCCCCGCCGCGAAGGAGGTCCACGTGCATGTCTTCGACGGCGGCCTCGAGCCGCCGGACCTGGCGGGCGAGATCGTGCGCGCCGCGGAGGCGCTCGGCTGCCACCTCGTCGTGCTCGGCACGCATGGGAAAACGGGCCTCGCGCACCTGGTGCTCGGCTCGGTGGCGGAGAAGGTCGTCCGTCACGCCCGCATGCCGGTGCTGACCGTCCGCGCGCCGGCCTAG